TCTGCTCGAAGTCCTCGTCGGTCTCGCCGGGGAAGCCGACGATGATGTCGGTGGTGATGGCGGCGTCAGGGATCTGCTCGCGGACCCGGTCGATGATGCCGAGGAACTTGGCGCTGCGGTAGGACCGGCGCATCTCCTTCAGCACCCGGTCTGAGCCGGACTGCAGCGGCATGTGCAGGCTCGGCATGACGTTGGGGGTCTCGGCCATCGCGGTGATGACGTCGTCGGTGAACGCGGCCGGGTGCGGGCTGGTGAAGCGCACGCGCTCGAGGCCCTCGATCTCGCCGCAGGCGCGCAGCAGCTTGCCGAACGCGAGCCGGTCGCCGAACTCGACCCCGTAGGTGTTGACGTTCTGGCCCAGCAGGGTGACCTCGACGACGCCCTGGTCGACCAGCGCCTGCACCTCGGCGAGGATGTCGCCGGGTCGCCGGTCGGCCTCCTTGCCGCGCAGGCTGGGGACGATGCAGAACGTGCAGGTGTTGTTGCAGCCCACCGAGATCGAGACCCAGCCGCTGTAGGCGGAGTCGCGACGGGTCGGCAGCGTGCTCGGGAAGACCTCGAGGCTCTCGAGGATCTCGACCTGGGCCTCGCGGTTGTGGCGGGCACGGTCGAGCAGCGCGGGAAGGCTGCCGATGTTGTGCGTGCCGAAGACGACGTCGACCCACGGCGCGCGCTTCACGATCGTGTCGCGGTCCTTCTGGGCCATGCAGCCCCCCACGGCGATCTGCATGTCGGGGTTGCGGGTCTTGGCCGGACGGAGCTGGCCGAGGTTGCCGTAGAGCTTGTTGTCGGCGTTCTCGCGCACCGCGCAGGTGTTGAAGACCACGACGTCGGCAGCCGCGGGCCGCTCCCCCGCCGGCACGCTGTTGAGGTCGACGTAGCCGGCCGTCTCGAGGAGCCCTGCGAGTCGCTCGGAGTCGTGCACGTTCATCTGGCACCCTTGGGTGCGCACGTCGTAGGTCTTCTGCGTCGTCTGTGTGGTCATCGCACGGACAAGGGTACGTGCTGCGCACGACCGGGTATGCCGCGCGGGCACCGTGACGGTCAGCGCCTGCCGTGGCGCTGGCCGCCGCGTCGGTGTCAGCGGGTGGTACGCGTCGGCGTCAGCAGGGCATCTTGCCCATCAGGGTGGTGCGGGCATAGGCGCCCGAGGTGACACCGGCGCACGTGATGTACCCGTAGAACTGGTCCGTCCACGTGGTCGTCGACCCCTTGCCGCCGACGAGGAAGGGTCGCCCCTGGGTGAGGCGGATGGTCCCCGGCGAGACGTACGAGGTGGTGACGTAGCCGTCGACCGCGATGCTGATCGAGCCTGCCTGGCGGCTGCAGACGACCTCGTGCCAGGCCCCGTTGGCCAGACCGGTTCGCGTGGACTTCACCATGAGGTAGCCGCCGGTGCCCATGAGCACGCAGATCGCTGTGCCGCCGTTGACCGGCTGGAGCGCGATCTTGTACTGACCGGCGTCGTTGCCCATGCCGCCCTGGATGACGTTGGGGTTGGACCCGGCCGCCACCTTGGAGGTGGCGAACACCGCGCCGAAGGCGAACTCGAGGTCGCCCGGGCTGAAGGTCGAGCCGCTGACCGTGCCGTAGGCCGGGGCGGAGTTGAAGCTCACGTAGCCGCTGCCCCGACCCCAGCCGCCCTTCATCGTGAGGTTCTGTGCGTCACCGTCGAGGTCGTCGACCTTGCTGCTGCCGGTGGGGACGCTGAACCCCCACAGTGCCGACGGGCTGGTGGCTGCTTGCGCCTGTGGAGCCGCCACCACCGCCGCGGGCACCAGTGCCGCCACGATCGTCGCCGCGGCAGCGGTCAACTTCTTCACCTTCGTGCTCATTGCTGTTCCCCTCGTGTGTCCGGGATGGCAAAGGGCCCTCGTCCGTCCACGCTTCCGCGGCGTCCCCGTCGCCGCAGGCCCCTCTGACCCAAGCCACGATAGGTAGGACCGCGACGGTGCACGTCCCCCTTTCTGCGTAGGGGCTCTGGGCCAGATGGCGGGCGCCCGCGAGACGGCGGGCGGGCACTGCGCCCGTCAGCACCCGCCCGAGGGTGTCGTCAGTCGCGCTGGTGCTCGGGGGCGTCAGCGATGGCCTCGCGGATCACGGCAAAGGCCATCGACGACGGGTAGCCCTTGCGAGCGAGCATGCCTGCGAGCCGCCGGGTCTGGACGGCGGCGTCGAGGCCGTGCATCGTCCTGAGCTTCTTCTCGACCAGGGCACGCGCTCGCTCCCGCTCCTCCTCCGGGTCGATCTCGGCGAGAGTGGCCTGCGCCGTCTGCGGGTCGACTCCCTTCGTGCGCAGCTCGCGGGCGAGGGCTCGCGCAGCCAGCCCCCGGCCAGCCTGCTGCGACCGCACGAGCATCGCCGCGAAGGCCCCGTCGTCGACGAGGCCGACCTCGGTCATCCGGTCGAGCACGGCCTCGGCCACGTCGTCGGGGCAGTTGCGCTGGCGGAGCTTGTCCCTCAGCTGCTGGCGGCTCCTCGGCGCCATGGCGAGCTGGCGGAGCACGATCTGCCGTGCCACGTCGTACGGGTCCGGTTCGCCGTCTCGCCCCTGGAGGTCCTGCTCGGGATCCGGTGGCGTGGCGCGGCGACGGCGGCGCCTGGCCGGCCCGGCCGACCCCGGCGAGGCGTCTTCGGGAGGGCCGGACGTCGCGGCCAGGGCTGCCTCGAGGGCAGCCCTGGCCGCGTCCTGTCGCTCGCTCATGGAGGTGCTCCGTGGCGCGGGTGGATCAGAAGTCGACCGGGACCTCGGCCACCGGCTCAGCCGGCTTGTCGACCTGCGGGCCGATGCCGAGCTTCTCCTTGATCTTCTTCTCGATCTCGTCGGCGAGGTCGGGGTTGTCCTTGAGGAACGTGCGGGCGTTCTCCTTGCCCTGCCCGAGCTGGTCTCCCTCGTAGGTGTACCAGGCGCCGGCCTTGCGGACGAAGCCGTGCTCCACGCCCATGTCGATCAGGCCACCCTCGCGGGAGATGCCGTGCCCGTAGAGGATGTCGAACTCGGCCTGCTTGAAGGGCGGGGAGACCTTGTTCTTGACGA
This genomic interval from Knoellia sp. p5-6-4 contains the following:
- the miaB gene encoding tRNA (N6-isopentenyl adenosine(37)-C2)-methylthiotransferase MiaB — encoded protein: MTTQTTQKTYDVRTQGCQMNVHDSERLAGLLETAGYVDLNSVPAGERPAAADVVVFNTCAVRENADNKLYGNLGQLRPAKTRNPDMQIAVGGCMAQKDRDTIVKRAPWVDVVFGTHNIGSLPALLDRARHNREAQVEILESLEVFPSTLPTRRDSAYSGWVSISVGCNNTCTFCIVPSLRGKEADRRPGDILAEVQALVDQGVVEVTLLGQNVNTYGVEFGDRLAFGKLLRACGEIEGLERVRFTSPHPAAFTDDVITAMAETPNVMPSLHMPLQSGSDRVLKEMRRSYRSAKFLGIIDRVREQIPDAAITTDIIVGFPGETDEDFEQTLKVVRQSRFSSAFTFQYSIRPGTPAATMDHQVPKAVVQERYDRLIEVQEEISWAENRTIEGREIEVLVATGEGRKDTETQRLSGRARDNRLVHLAVPEGAERPRPGDLVTVGVTYGAPHHLVADAALSGGPYAVRRTAGGDAWQALQDAPVPGKPAVSLGMPGVGRPATSPASVPACASS
- a CDS encoding LamG domain-containing protein codes for the protein MSTKVKKLTAAAATIVAALVPAAVVAAPQAQAATSPSALWGFSVPTGSSKVDDLDGDAQNLTMKGGWGRGSGYVSFNSAPAYGTVSGSTFSPGDLEFAFGAVFATSKVAAGSNPNVIQGGMGNDAGQYKIALQPVNGGTAICVLMGTGGYLMVKSTRTGLANGAWHEVVCSRQAGSISIAVDGYVTTSYVSPGTIRLTQGRPFLVGGKGSTTTWTDQFYGYITCAGVTSGAYARTTLMGKMPC
- a CDS encoding regulatory protein RecX, which translates into the protein MSERQDAARAALEAALAATSGPPEDASPGSAGPARRRRRRATPPDPEQDLQGRDGEPDPYDVARQIVLRQLAMAPRSRQQLRDKLRQRNCPDDVAEAVLDRMTEVGLVDDGAFAAMLVRSQQAGRGLAARALARELRTKGVDPQTAQATLAEIDPEEERERARALVEKKLRTMHGLDAAVQTRRLAGMLARKGYPSSMAFAVIREAIADAPEHQRD